A genomic segment from Triticum dicoccoides isolate Atlit2015 ecotype Zavitan chromosome 1A, WEW_v2.0, whole genome shotgun sequence encodes:
- the LOC119283940 gene encoding thioredoxin H5-like, translating to MGCCGSNPVDEEEHLDYSSGNVTLITDLKSWEKKLEDATDANKTLVVKFSAVWCGPCRIAAPAYSELSLKHSDLVFVSVDVDELPELVTQFDVRATPTFIFLRDNKEIDKLVGGNQVDLQQKFEPYCRPGDEVMSKQSFEDKT from the exons ATGGGATGCTGCGGCAGC AACCCTGTAGATGAGGAGGAACACCTAGACTACAGCTCTGGGAATGTGACTCTTATAACTGATCTAAAGAGTTGGGAGAAGAAATTGGAAGATGCAACTGACGCCAATAAAACA CTTGTTGTAAAATTCAGCGCAGTATGGTGTGGCCCGTGTAGGATCGCTGCTCCTGCATACTCCGAACTCTCTTTGAAGCATTCCGATCTTGTTTTCGTGTCCGTGGACGTAGACGAACTACCG GAACTGGTCACGCAATTCGACGTACGTGCCACGCCGACATTCATCTTCTTGAGAGATAACAAGGAGATCGACAAGCTGGTGGGGGGGAACCAGGTCGATCTTCAGCAGAAGTTCGAACCATACTGCCGGCCAGGCGACGAAGTCATGAGTAAACAGTCTTTCGAGGACAAAACCTGA